Proteins found in one Zea mays cultivar B73 chromosome 1, Zm-B73-REFERENCE-NAM-5.0, whole genome shotgun sequence genomic segment:
- the LOC100285634 gene encoding cation cation antiporter isoform 1 (isoform 1 is encoded by transcript variant 2) — MRLNKVEVNLIRLLEAAPWQQNQAKLLYYVTTARELLEQLGAETTPEGISSISKAKLSEYSEKIEALASRLAASLPENEKPITESRDEISYDEAKAESPISLSSGLRRRSTAHAEVGPSHHERKEDIGAPIKLDAEAQAHIEKHRKLQEDLTDEMVELARQLKESSLMMNQSVQETEKILDSTERAVEHSLASAGHATSRAAEVYSLASKTTCFQWLLMFVMACMFVMVVLLIRIT; from the exons ATGAGGCTCAACAAGGTGGAAGTGAACCTTATAAGGCTGCTGGAGGCTGCTCCCTGGCAGCAAAATCAGGCTAAACTACTCTAT TATGTAACCACAGCCCGGGAGCTTTTGGAGCAGCTAGGAGCTGAGACTACACCAGAAGGGATATCAAG CATTTCAAAAGCTAAGCTTTCTGAGTATTCAGAAAAGATTGAAGCACTAGCTTCTAGGCTTGCTGCTTCACTG CCTGAAAATGAAAAGCCAATTACTGAAAGCAGAGATGAAATCTCTTACGACGAAGCCAAGGCAGAAAGTCCAATATCTTTATCATCAGGACTACGAAGGAGATCAAC AGCCCATGCTGAGGTTGGACCAAGTCATcatgagagaaaagaagatattGGAGCACCTATAAAATTGGATGCAGAAGCTCAGGCTCACATTGAGAAGCATAG GAAGCTTCAAGAAGATTTGACTGATGAAATGGTCGAGTTAGCACGGCAACTGAAGGAAAGTAGCCTAATGATGAACCAATCCGTGCAGGAGACAGAGAAG ATCCTTGATTCTACCGAGAGGGCCGTCGAGCACAGCCTGGCAAGCGCGGGCCACGCAACCTCGCGAGCCGCGGAGGTGTACTCACTGGCTTCCAAGACTACGTGCTTCCAGTGGCTGCTAATGTTTGTGATGGCCTGCATGTTTGTAATGGTGGTTCTACTCATAAGGATCACTTGA
- the LOC100191190 gene encoding 60S ribosomal protein L7a-1, whose product MAPKRGGRAPVPAKKKAVVTNPLFEKRPKQFGIGGALPPKKDLHRFVKWPKVVRIQRQRRILKQRLKVPPALNQFTRTLDKNLATNLFKMLLKYRPEDKAAKKERLLKRAQAENEGKTVESKKPIVVKYGLNHVTYLIEQSKAQLVVIAHDVDPIELVVWLPALCRKMEVPYCIVKGKARLGSIVHKKTASVLCLTTVKNEDKLEFSKILEAIKANFNDKFDEVRKKWGGGIMGSKSQAKTKAREKLLAKEAAQRMT is encoded by the exons ATG GCCCCGAAGAGAGGCGGTAGGGCGCCGGTCCCCGCCAAGAAGAAGGCG GTGGTGACGAACCCGCTCTTCGAGAAGAGGCCGAAGCAGTTTGGGATCGGCGGCGCCCTTCCGCCCAAGAAGGACCTCCACCGCTTCGTCAAGTGGCCCAAGGTCGTGCGCATCCAGCGCCAGCGCCGCATCCTCAAGCAGCGCCTCAAGGTGCCCCCGGCGCTCAACCAGTTCACACGTACCCTCGACAAGAACCTTG CAACAAACTTGTTCAAGATGCTTCTTAAGTACCGCCCCGAGGACAAAGCTGCCAAGAAGGAGAGGCTCTTGAAGAGGGCccaggctgaaaacgaggggaaaACTGTTGAGTCAAAGAAACCAATTGTTGTGAAGTACGGCCTTAACCATGTGACTTACCTCATCGAGCAG AGCAAGGCCCAGCTGGTTGTCATAGCTCATGATGTTGATCCGATCGAGCTGGTCGTGTGGCTCCCGGCCCTTTGCAGGAAAATGGAGGTTCCATACTGCATTGTCAAGGGAAAAGCACGCCTTGGATCG ATCGTTCACAAGAAGACTGCATCTGTTCTTTGCTTGACCACCGTCAAGAACGAGGACAAGCTTGAGTTCAGCAAAATCctggaggctatcaag GCTAACTTCAACGACAAGTTTGATGAGGTCAGGAAGAAGTGGGGTGGTGGTATCATGGGCTCCAAATCACAGGCGAAAACCAAGGCCAGGGAAAAGCTGCTTGCCAAGGAAGCTGCCCAGCGGATGACCTAA
- the LOC100281421 gene encoding ACT domain-containing protein ACR6 isoform X1 produces MVRWGEMVEEEEDDEYAKLVRRMNPPRVVIDNDSCGNATVIRVDRVNKHGILLEAVQVLVDLNLVITKAYISSDGNWFMHVFNVTDQDGSKLHNREVIDHIQKVSMLYLLLISDVSTRRLTQLHLVAFQQQCLESDGYLVPPANGYALPEDQFTSIELTGADRPGLLSEVCAVLATLSCNIVKAEVWTHDGRTAAVIQVTDEATGRAVHDAGRLSRVQELLRDVMRGDGTCNRGGTGISAERRLHTLMLDSVGGGGAEEAGGGRDESGGCGVARPKVVVMDCAERRYTVVILRCRDRPKLLFDTLCALADLQYVVFHGTVDAEGASKDKEAYQEYYIRHVDGHPVRSDAERARLVRCLEAAVERRASNGLELEVWTEDRVGLLSEITRVFRENSLSIIRAAITTRDGKAEDTFYVSDAYGNPVDGRTMDAVGEQLGHAVLRVKRGGHDAPVKHEAEGGAVSVLGSLLKSSFQGLRLIRSYS; encoded by the exons ATGGTGAGGTGGGGCGAGATGGTGGAGGAGGAAGAGGACGACGAGTACGCTAAGCTGGTCAGGAGGATGAATCCACCGAG AGTGGTCATCGACAACGACTCGTGTGGCAACGCAACTGTCATCCGG GTTGATAGGGTCAATAAGCATGGCATTTTACTGGAAGCAGTTCAGGTCCTTGTCGATCTCAACCTCGTCATCACCAAGGCTTACATTTCTTCAGACGGCAACTGGTTCATGCATG TGTTCAATGTGACCGATCAGGACGGGAGTAAGCTTCATAACAGGGAGGTCATTGACCATATTCAGAAAGTAAGCATGCTATATTTATTGCTAATCTCCGATGTTTCTACAAGACGCCTTACACAGTTACACCTTGTGGCCTTTCAACAACAGTGCCTGGAATCAGACGGCTACCTTGTTCCTCCGGCGAACGGTTATGCGCTGCCGGAAGACCAGTTCACCTCCATTGAGCTGACGGGCGCGGACCGCCCGGGCCTCCTCTCAGAGGTGTGCGCCGTGCTCGCCACCCTGAGCTGCAACATCGTGAAGGCCGAGGTGTGGACGCACGACGGGCGCACCGCCGCCGTGATCCAGGTCACCGACGAGGCCACCGGGCGCGCCGTCCACGACGCGGGCCGGCTGTCCAGGGTGCAGGAGCTTCTCCGCGACGTGATGCGGGGCGACGGCACGTGCAACCGCGGCGGCACGGGAATTTCCGCGGAGAGGCGCCTGCATACGCTGATGCTGGACagcgtcggcggcggcggtgcCGAGGAGGCTGGTGGCGGCCGTGACGAGAGCGGTGGATGTGGCGTGGCGAGGCCCAAGGTCGTGGTGATGGACTGCGCGGAGAGGCGGTACACGGTGGTGATCCTGCGGTGCAGGGACCGGCCGAAGCTGCTGTTCGACACGCTGTGCGCGCTCGCCGACCTGCAGTACGTCGTGTTCCACGGCACGGTCGACGCCGAGGGAGCCAGCAAGGACAAGGAGGCCTACCAA GAGTACTACATCCGGCACGTCGACGGCCACCCGGTGCGCTCCGACGCCGAGCGGGCCCGCCTCGTCCGGTGCCTAGAGGCCGCCGTCGAGAGGCGCGCGTCCAAC GGGCTGGAGCTAGAGGTGTGGACGGAGGACAGGGTGGGGCTGCTGTCGGAGATCACGCGCGTGTTCCGGGAGAACAGCCTCTCCATCATCCGGGCGGCGATCACGACCAGGGACGGCAAGGCCGAGGACACGTTCTACGTGTCGGACGCGTACGGCAACCCCGTCGACGGCAGGACCATGGACGCGGTGGGGGAGCAGCTCGGGCACGCCGTGCTGAGGGTGAAGCGCGGCGGCCACGACGCGCCCGTCAAGCACGAGGCCGAGGGCGGCGCGGTGTCCGTCCTTGGCAGCCTGCTCAAGAGCTCGTTCCAGGGCCTGAGACTCATCAGATCCTACTCGTAA
- the LOC100285634 gene encoding cation cation antiporter isoform 2 (isoform 2 is encoded by transcript variant 3), whose protein sequence is MLPCQGRYINMRLNKVEVNLIRLLEAAPWQQNQAKLLYYVTTARELLEQLGAETTPEGISSISKAKLSEYSEKIEALASRLAASLPENEKPITESRDEISYDEAKAESPISLSSGLRRRSTAHAEVGPSHHERKEDIGAPIKLDAEAQAHIEKHRKLQEDLTDEMVELARQLKESSLMMNQSVQETEKILDSTERAVEHSLASAGHATSRAAEVYSLASKTTCFQWLLMFVMACMFVMVVLLIRIT, encoded by the exons ATGCTTCCTTGTCAAGGTCGCTACATCAACATGAGGCTCAACAAGGTGGAAGTGAACCTTATAAGGCTGCTGGAGGCTGCTCCCTGGCAGCAAAATCAGGCTAAACTACTCTAT TATGTAACCACAGCCCGGGAGCTTTTGGAGCAGCTAGGAGCTGAGACTACACCAGAAGGGATATCAAG CATTTCAAAAGCTAAGCTTTCTGAGTATTCAGAAAAGATTGAAGCACTAGCTTCTAGGCTTGCTGCTTCACTG CCTGAAAATGAAAAGCCAATTACTGAAAGCAGAGATGAAATCTCTTACGACGAAGCCAAGGCAGAAAGTCCAATATCTTTATCATCAGGACTACGAAGGAGATCAAC AGCCCATGCTGAGGTTGGACCAAGTCATcatgagagaaaagaagatattGGAGCACCTATAAAATTGGATGCAGAAGCTCAGGCTCACATTGAGAAGCATAG GAAGCTTCAAGAAGATTTGACTGATGAAATGGTCGAGTTAGCACGGCAACTGAAGGAAAGTAGCCTAATGATGAACCAATCCGTGCAGGAGACAGAGAAG ATCCTTGATTCTACCGAGAGGGCCGTCGAGCACAGCCTGGCAAGCGCGGGCCACGCAACCTCGCGAGCCGCGGAGGTGTACTCACTGGCTTCCAAGACTACGTGCTTCCAGTGGCTGCTAATGTTTGTGATGGCCTGCATGTTTGTAATGGTGGTTCTACTCATAAGGATCACTTGA
- the LOC100281421 gene encoding ACT domain-containing protein ACR6, translating to MVRWGEMVEEEEDDEYAKLVRRMNPPRVVIDNDSCGNATVIRVDRVNKHGILLEAVQVLVDLNLVITKAYISSDGNWFMHVFNVTDQDGSKLHNREVIDHIQKCLESDGYLVPPANGYALPEDQFTSIELTGADRPGLLSEVCAVLATLSCNIVKAEVWTHDGRTAAVIQVTDEATGRAVHDAGRLSRVQELLRDVMRGDGTCNRGGTGISAERRLHTLMLDSVGGGGAEEAGGGRDESGGCGVARPKVVVMDCAERRYTVVILRCRDRPKLLFDTLCALADLQYVVFHGTVDAEGASKDKEAYQEYYIRHVDGHPVRSDAERARLVRCLEAAVERRASNGLELEVWTEDRVGLLSEITRVFRENSLSIIRAAITTRDGKAEDTFYVSDAYGNPVDGRTMDAVGEQLGHAVLRVKRGGHDAPVKHEAEGGAVSVLGSLLKSSFQGLRLIRSYS from the exons ATGGTGAGGTGGGGCGAGATGGTGGAGGAGGAAGAGGACGACGAGTACGCTAAGCTGGTCAGGAGGATGAATCCACCGAG AGTGGTCATCGACAACGACTCGTGTGGCAACGCAACTGTCATCCGG GTTGATAGGGTCAATAAGCATGGCATTTTACTGGAAGCAGTTCAGGTCCTTGTCGATCTCAACCTCGTCATCACCAAGGCTTACATTTCTTCAGACGGCAACTGGTTCATGCATG TGTTCAATGTGACCGATCAGGACGGGAGTAAGCTTCATAACAGGGAGGTCATTGACCATATTCAGAAA TGCCTGGAATCAGACGGCTACCTTGTTCCTCCGGCGAACGGTTATGCGCTGCCGGAAGACCAGTTCACCTCCATTGAGCTGACGGGCGCGGACCGCCCGGGCCTCCTCTCAGAGGTGTGCGCCGTGCTCGCCACCCTGAGCTGCAACATCGTGAAGGCCGAGGTGTGGACGCACGACGGGCGCACCGCCGCCGTGATCCAGGTCACCGACGAGGCCACCGGGCGCGCCGTCCACGACGCGGGCCGGCTGTCCAGGGTGCAGGAGCTTCTCCGCGACGTGATGCGGGGCGACGGCACGTGCAACCGCGGCGGCACGGGAATTTCCGCGGAGAGGCGCCTGCATACGCTGATGCTGGACagcgtcggcggcggcggtgcCGAGGAGGCTGGTGGCGGCCGTGACGAGAGCGGTGGATGTGGCGTGGCGAGGCCCAAGGTCGTGGTGATGGACTGCGCGGAGAGGCGGTACACGGTGGTGATCCTGCGGTGCAGGGACCGGCCGAAGCTGCTGTTCGACACGCTGTGCGCGCTCGCCGACCTGCAGTACGTCGTGTTCCACGGCACGGTCGACGCCGAGGGAGCCAGCAAGGACAAGGAGGCCTACCAA GAGTACTACATCCGGCACGTCGACGGCCACCCGGTGCGCTCCGACGCCGAGCGGGCCCGCCTCGTCCGGTGCCTAGAGGCCGCCGTCGAGAGGCGCGCGTCCAAC GGGCTGGAGCTAGAGGTGTGGACGGAGGACAGGGTGGGGCTGCTGTCGGAGATCACGCGCGTGTTCCGGGAGAACAGCCTCTCCATCATCCGGGCGGCGATCACGACCAGGGACGGCAAGGCCGAGGACACGTTCTACGTGTCGGACGCGTACGGCAACCCCGTCGACGGCAGGACCATGGACGCGGTGGGGGAGCAGCTCGGGCACGCCGTGCTGAGGGTGAAGCGCGGCGGCCACGACGCGCCCGTCAAGCACGAGGCCGAGGGCGGCGCGGTGTCCGTCCTTGGCAGCCTGCTCAAGAGCTCGTTCCAGGGCCTGAGACTCATCAGATCCTACTCGTAA